The region TTAGAGAAATATTTAGAGAAATTGAAACACTTATGGATGAAAATATACAAATTATGCAATACTGGAGAACTATTGGTGATGAAATCATTTTTTACTTAGAAGTTTATAAAATGGAAGAAATATTAGAAAGTATTGAAATTGTTTTTGCTATATTAAATAGAGTTCGAAAAGATATATTAAATGAAAAAATAAAATTAAATTGTTTTGACACTAATTATAGATATAAGTATCCAGAATTGATTTCTTTAAAAGCAACAGCTTGGTTAGCTATTGTTTCAGAAAATGATAGAGAAGCTCAAAATGTAAAATATAAAGTTGGTTATATGACAAATGATAAAAGATTAGAGTTTCAAGGGTATGATATTGATATTGGGTTCAGAGTTGCTGAATATACTCGTAATAGAAGATTTGCTTTAAGTTTTGAATTAGCATATTTAATTTCAAAATATGAAAGATATAAAGATAATTTAAAATTTATAGGTTATAGAAAAATGAAAGGTGTTTGGAATCAAAGAAAATATCCGATTATATGGTATCATAATAAACATCTTAAAAAATTGAAAGATGAAGAAAATTTAGATGATAATGATTTTATTTTAGAAGATTTCAATAAGAGTTTCTTTTATGATGAAGAAGAATTTTGTGAACTAACTAAGGAATATATAAGTTTGAATCAAGAGGTAGTTGATGAAAAAAATTCTCAAGAGATAACACACTTATTAGATAAAATATGTCAAAATCTGAATCTAACTAAAAAAATAGATGAAATTTATAAAACAATAAATGAAAAAAATCTATTAGTAGAAATTTAATAGAGGGTGAAACATTGGAATTTCATATTACTATTATCTGTTTAAATAAAAGTAGAGATAAAATTCATATGTTTCAAAGGCAAAATGATGTATATGATTTTGGATATGTAAAATTAGGATTAAACGATAACTTTAAGATTTCGGATATTTTAGAGATAGTAAAAAAAGAATACGAAGAGAAATTTGGAGTGGAACTTGAAGTTGAAGAAAATATATATAAATTATACAATTTAGATAAAGAAAATAAAAGAATATTAGGTTTTAGAATTATAGGAATAGTTAAAAATATAAGAGGAAAAATAACTCATGATAAATATAATAATTTAATTAAAGAAATTGATTTAAGTAATTATCATGAAATTTCATACCATAGAAATGCAAATGATTTTTATGAAATTATAACTGAACTTTTATCTAGGAGTAAAAAAAATGAGTAATGAAGAAAAATTAGAAAACTATTTAAAGGAAATTTTTAACTTAGTAAATTCATGGCTTACTTTTGCTGAAGCAAAAAATAGTGTATTATTATCTATATATTTAGGAATAATTTATACGTTTATCGATAAATTAGAAGATTCTCATAAATTATTTTCAACTCTTGTATTATTTTTAATTTTTATAGGGACTTTTGTTGTAATATCCTCATTTATACCTAAATTTACAATAAAATCTAAAAATAAAATAAAAAATAATCATATAAATAATTCAGTAGATATTTTTTATTATGATATTTCTAGTAATTATTTTACTAATGGAAACCCAGATGTAACAAAATATTTAGAAAGTCTTAAAAATAATTATTTGTTTCCGAATACCAGTATAAATTTTTCTAAACTACATAAAGATTATGCTACTGAAATTATTATCAACTCAAAAATAATTGTTTCTAAGTATGAAATTTTTAAAAAAGGATTAATAATTTTGATAATAATACTATCTTTATTAGGAATAAATAAAGTATGGCTAATTTATAATCAAGATGAATATTTTGTTACTTGTTCAAATAATATAATTTTAAGAGAATTTCCAGCTCCTAATGCTAATAAAAAAAATATCTTAAAGAAAAATGAAATAGTAAAAAAGATAGAAATTAACGATGAATGGATGAAAGTAGAATATAAGTCAGAAATAGGTTGGATTCATAAAAAATTATTAATAAAAAAATGATGAAAAACAATAATCAGGAGAACCATTTAAATGGCTCTCCATTTTCTAAGTTTAGGAGCAGTGATGGATATAGCTAATTTATGTTGACTTTCATCTCCACCAAAAAGATTTTTAAGACTAAAGTGGTGATAGCTTTGGTCTTTTTTTACAATACAAACTAAGAGAAAAGATTTACAAAAAATTTAAAGTATGATAAAATTTATATTGATAAAAAATTTTAGGAGGAGTTTGTCGATGATTGGAATAGGAATAGTAGGACTTCCAAATGTAGGTAAATCAACACTTTTTAATGCTATAACAAAAGCTGGAGCAGCAGAAGCAGCAAACTATCCATTTTGTACAATAGAGCCAAATGTAGGAATGGTAACTGTACCAGATTCAAGATTAGATGAGTTATCAAAAATAATCAATCCACAAAGAGTAGTTCAAGCAACAGTAGAGTTTGTGGATATAGCTGGACTTGTAAAAGGAGCAGCAAAGGGAGAAGGGCTAGGTAATAAATTCTTATCAAACATTAGAACAACAGCAGCTATTTGCCAAGTTGTAAGATGTTTTGAAGATGATAACGTAATTCATGTAAGTGGTTCAGTAGACCCTATAAGAGATATAGAGGTAATTAATACAGAATTAATATTTGCAGATATGGAAACTGTAGATAAAGCTATAGAGAAACATAAAAAATTAGCTATGAATAAAAATAAAGAATCAATGGCTCTTATGCCAGTTTTAGAGAAATGTAAAGCTCACTTAGAAAATTTTCAACTTCTTAAAACTTTAACTATGAATGAAGAAGAGTTAGAGTTAGTTAGAACTTACCAATTACTAACTTTAAAACCTATGATATTTGCAGCTAATGTATCTGAAGATGATTTAGCTACAGGAAATGAGTATGTAGAAAAAGTTAGAGAGTACGCTAAAGGATTAGGTTCAGAAGTTGTAATAGTTTCAGCAAAAGTTGAGGCTGAGTTACAAGAGATG is a window of Candidatus Fusobacterium pullicola DNA encoding:
- the ychF gene encoding redox-regulated ATPase YchF, encoding MIGIGIVGLPNVGKSTLFNAITKAGAAEAANYPFCTIEPNVGMVTVPDSRLDELSKIINPQRVVQATVEFVDIAGLVKGAAKGEGLGNKFLSNIRTTAAICQVVRCFEDDNVIHVSGSVDPIRDIEVINTELIFADMETVDKAIEKHKKLAMNKNKESMALMPVLEKCKAHLENFQLLKTLTMNEEELELVRTYQLLTLKPMIFAANVSEDDLATGNEYVEKVREYAKGLGSEVVIVSAKVEAELQEMDDEESKKEYLEALGVEEAGLNRLIRAGYKLLGLQTYFTAGVKEVRAWTIRIGDTAPKAAGEIHTDFEKGFIRAKVVSFEDFIKYSGWKGAQEAGVLRLEGKEYIVQDGDLMEFLFNV